From a region of the Myxococcus stipitatus genome:
- a CDS encoding tetratricopeptide repeat protein — MANRTKSAVAARWTQSTARQIEKRLLEALQSQSANVEDNTAEGALARGRLFSVALYHEKAIESFREALSLDPSQYEAAARLVLVLLRTRRHEEALEVATKLAAEAPDYELPEMTSDERISVFTLLGNALVQNQRTDDAIQAYQTARKLSKRDTTAAARLAQLYLSSGEPKRALEQSSAFSRNPRFQDLASVLTLGKTNEALLPTYRRASIADIVGLTDHGRPLTVPDGSRLASVVEGSTAWCAEPRDVLADDASE; from the coding sequence ATGGCTAACAGGACGAAGTCGGCGGTCGCGGCGCGTTGGACGCAGAGCACGGCCCGGCAGATCGAGAAGCGGCTGCTCGAGGCGCTTCAATCCCAGTCGGCGAACGTGGAGGACAACACGGCGGAGGGCGCGCTCGCGCGGGGGCGGTTGTTCTCCGTGGCGCTCTACCACGAGAAGGCCATCGAGAGCTTCCGGGAGGCCTTGAGCCTGGACCCCTCTCAATACGAGGCGGCCGCGCGGCTGGTGTTGGTGCTGCTGCGCACGCGGCGCCACGAGGAGGCGTTGGAGGTCGCCACGAAGCTGGCGGCGGAGGCCCCCGACTACGAGCTGCCGGAGATGACGTCGGACGAGCGCATCAGCGTCTTCACCCTCCTGGGCAACGCGCTCGTCCAGAACCAGCGCACGGATGACGCCATCCAGGCGTACCAGACGGCGCGCAAGCTCAGCAAGCGAGACACCACGGCCGCGGCCCGGTTGGCGCAGCTCTACCTCTCCTCCGGCGAGCCCAAGCGCGCGTTGGAACAGTCGAGCGCCTTCTCACGCAACCCCCGCTTCCAGGACCTGGCGTCCGTGCTCACCCTGGGCAAGACGAACGAGGCGCTGTTGCCCACGTACCGTCGCGCCTCCATCGCGGACATCGTCGGGCTGACCGACCATGGGCGCCCGCTCACGGTGCCGGACGGCTCGCGGCTCGCGTCGGTGGTGGAGGGTTCGACGGCGTGGTGCGCGGAGCCACGCGACGTGCTCGCGGACGACGCCTCCGAGTGA
- the eno gene encoding phosphopyruvate hydratase: MTTIVGVVGREILDSRGNPTVEVDVILENGIRGRAAVPSGASVGTHEAVELRDGDKSRYLGKGVRKAVAAVNDEIAGAIRGMNAESQIELDEKMIALDGTPNKKRLGANAILGVSLAAAKAAAAARGLPLYRYVGGAYSHVLPVPMMNIINGGVHADNAIDFQEFMIMPVGAPTLADAVRMGSEVFHTLKKGLADAGHSTNVGDEGGFAPNLNSAEEALDFIMRSIEKAGFRAGEDICLALDPAASEFYKDGVYDYEGEGKKRSIEEHVKYLESLVAKYPIVSIEDGLAEDDLVGWKLLTDRIGRKCQLVGDDLFVTNTARLVDGIKRGIANSILVKVNQIGTLTEVLSACDTANRAAYTVVMSHRSGETEDSTIADLAVATNCGQIKTGSLSRSDRTAKYNQLIRIEQELGKQARYGGRSVLRALS, encoded by the coding sequence ATGACCACAATCGTCGGTGTCGTAGGCCGTGAGATTCTCGATAGCCGCGGCAACCCCACTGTCGAAGTCGACGTCATCCTGGAGAACGGTATCCGCGGTCGCGCCGCGGTGCCCTCGGGTGCGTCGGTCGGCACGCATGAGGCGGTGGAGCTGCGTGACGGTGACAAGTCGCGCTACCTGGGCAAGGGCGTCCGCAAGGCGGTCGCGGCCGTCAATGACGAGATCGCCGGCGCCATCCGCGGGATGAACGCCGAGTCGCAGATCGAGCTCGACGAGAAGATGATCGCCCTCGACGGCACGCCGAACAAGAAGCGGCTCGGCGCCAACGCCATCCTCGGCGTGTCGCTGGCGGCGGCGAAGGCCGCGGCCGCCGCGCGCGGGCTGCCCCTGTACCGCTACGTGGGCGGCGCGTACTCGCACGTGCTGCCCGTGCCGATGATGAACATCATCAACGGCGGCGTGCACGCGGACAACGCCATCGACTTCCAGGAGTTCATGATCATGCCGGTCGGCGCCCCCACGCTGGCCGACGCGGTCCGCATGGGCTCCGAGGTCTTCCACACCCTGAAGAAGGGCCTGGCGGACGCCGGTCACAGCACCAACGTGGGTGACGAGGGCGGCTTCGCGCCGAACCTGAACTCCGCCGAGGAGGCGCTGGACTTCATCATGCGCTCCATCGAGAAGGCGGGCTTCCGCGCGGGCGAGGACATCTGCCTGGCGTTGGACCCGGCCGCCAGCGAGTTCTACAAGGACGGCGTCTACGACTACGAGGGCGAGGGCAAGAAACGCTCCATCGAGGAGCACGTGAAGTACCTCGAGAGCCTCGTCGCCAAGTACCCCATCGTCTCCATCGAGGACGGCCTCGCCGAGGACGACCTGGTGGGGTGGAAGCTGTTGACGGACCGCATCGGTCGCAAGTGTCAGCTGGTGGGCGACGACCTGTTCGTCACCAACACGGCGCGCCTGGTCGACGGCATCAAGCGCGGCATCGCCAACTCCATCCTGGTGAAGGTCAACCAGATCGGCACGCTGACCGAGGTGCTCTCGGCCTGCGACACCGCCAACCGCGCGGCGTACACCGTGGTCATGTCCCACCGCTCCGGTGAGACCGAGGACTCGACCATCGCGGACCTCGCCGTGGCGACCAACTGCGGGCAGATCAAGACCGGCTCGCTGTCCCGGTCCGACCGCACCGCGAAGTACAACCAGCTGATCCGCATCGAGCAGGAGCTGGGCAAGCAGGCCCGCTACGGCGGCCGCTCCGTGCTGCGCGCGCTGTCCTGA
- a CDS encoding aminotransferase class I/II-fold pyridoxal phosphate-dependent enzyme — MPLAVSLYGAVASLEDGPGLLNLAWTLDERRWLSVDLDALVTRELEAEAREGLTFVHRYFVKDPYGDDVLGPSVAAYFGREGWSTRVTCGAGVVSLLHALALLSDGRPVLFTGDCYPDLPHWLSRRAELRAAVDARDVDPEGASLVFLERPSLVGDGFRDLGAIAELCVRAARHGAVVAIDESNANYYPPAFSAAHLLPDADNLVVIRGFSKAYQLGGLRLAYCLAARELTERLRAVVPPLLASSLSLRLGREVLGLGDVAASLRERITANKAETRRLLEAAGLPDVLPSSQFLPYLFLRHDAADSLAFLERQRIRGKLHPYWSAATRDVACMFRLSAPLSAERMDLLRGRLEVARRA, encoded by the coding sequence ATGCCTCTCGCCGTCAGCCTCTACGGGGCCGTCGCCAGTCTCGAGGACGGCCCCGGGTTGTTGAACCTGGCCTGGACCCTGGATGAGCGCCGGTGGCTCTCGGTGGACCTGGACGCGCTCGTCACGCGCGAGCTGGAGGCCGAGGCGCGGGAGGGGTTGACCTTCGTCCACCGCTACTTCGTGAAGGACCCCTACGGCGATGACGTCCTGGGGCCCTCGGTGGCGGCGTACTTCGGCAGGGAAGGGTGGTCGACCCGGGTGACGTGCGGCGCGGGCGTCGTCTCGCTGCTGCACGCGCTGGCGCTCCTGTCGGACGGGCGGCCCGTCCTCTTCACGGGGGACTGCTACCCGGACCTGCCCCACTGGCTCTCGAGGCGGGCCGAGCTCCGCGCGGCCGTGGACGCCCGGGACGTGGACCCCGAGGGGGCCTCGCTCGTCTTCCTCGAGCGGCCGAGCCTCGTGGGAGACGGCTTCCGCGACCTGGGCGCCATCGCGGAGCTCTGTGTCCGCGCGGCCCGGCACGGCGCGGTGGTGGCCATCGACGAGTCCAACGCGAACTACTACCCGCCGGCCTTCAGCGCGGCCCACCTGCTGCCGGACGCGGACAACCTCGTGGTCATCCGTGGCTTCTCCAAGGCGTACCAGCTGGGGGGGCTGCGGCTGGCGTACTGCCTGGCGGCGCGTGAGCTGACCGAGCGGCTGCGCGCGGTGGTGCCGCCGCTGCTGGCCTCGTCCCTGTCCCTGCGCCTGGGGCGGGAGGTGCTCGGGCTGGGGGACGTGGCGGCGTCCCTGCGCGAGCGCATCACGGCGAACAAGGCCGAGACGCGGCGCCTGCTGGAGGCGGCGGGCCTCCCCGACGTGCTCCCCTCGAGCCAGTTCCTCCCCTACCTGTTCCTCCGTCACGACGCGGCGGACAGTCTGGCCTTCCTGGAACGTCAGAGGATTCGCGGTAAGCTCCATCCCTACTGGTCGGCGGCCACGCGGGACGTGGCGTGCATGTTCCGGTTGAGCGCGCCGTTGAGCGCGGAACGGATGGACCTGCTGCGGGGGCGGTTGGAGGTGGCGCGGCGGGCCTGA
- a CDS encoding LLM class flavin-dependent oxidoreductase: MGRADAGMKLAAFLYPTGYHVAAWRHPDVPADAGVNFAHFTQLARTAERGLFDFLFLADSVAVRGTDLPALSRTAIRYVAQFEPLTLLSALAAVTERIGLVASATSTYNEPYHLARKFASLDFISGGRAGWNLVTSSNGDEAHNFGLDAHPEHGERYGRAREFAQVVKGLWDSWEDDAFLRDKDTGLYFDPDKLHVLHHRGEEFSVRGPLNVPRTPQGHPVLVQSGSSDVGRELAAEIGEVVFTAQPTFAGAKAFYADVKARAARKGRSPDALKVMPGIFPFVGRTQREAEARYEQLQALIDPVVGLSLLNGLLPGVDLSAHPLDGPLPEVPQVQGSWSRQNLIVEEARRRNLTIRQLYLDIAGSRGHWQLVGTPERIADELEVWFREGAADGFNVMAPYLPGGLDTFVELVIPELQRRGLFRTRYEGRTLREHLGLRRPEHVSRRSHGRSAVAG, from the coding sequence ATGGGCCGCGCAGACGCGGGGATGAAGCTCGCGGCGTTCTTGTACCCGACGGGCTACCACGTCGCCGCCTGGCGCCACCCGGACGTCCCCGCGGACGCGGGCGTCAACTTCGCCCACTTCACGCAGCTGGCCCGGACGGCCGAGCGGGGCCTGTTCGACTTCCTCTTCCTGGCGGACAGCGTGGCCGTGCGAGGCACGGACCTGCCGGCGCTGAGCCGGACCGCCATCCGCTACGTCGCCCAGTTCGAGCCGTTGACGTTGCTGTCCGCGCTCGCCGCCGTCACCGAGCGCATCGGCCTGGTGGCGAGCGCGACGTCCACCTACAACGAGCCCTATCACCTGGCGCGCAAGTTCGCGTCGCTCGACTTCATCAGCGGCGGTCGCGCGGGCTGGAACCTCGTGACGTCGTCCAATGGCGACGAGGCGCACAACTTCGGGTTGGACGCGCACCCCGAGCATGGCGAGCGTTATGGACGGGCGCGTGAGTTCGCGCAGGTGGTGAAGGGGCTGTGGGACAGCTGGGAGGACGACGCCTTCCTCCGCGACAAGGACACGGGCCTCTACTTCGACCCGGACAAGCTCCATGTCCTCCACCACCGGGGCGAGGAGTTCTCTGTGCGGGGCCCGCTCAACGTCCCGCGCACGCCGCAGGGCCATCCGGTCCTCGTCCAGTCGGGCTCCTCCGACGTGGGGCGCGAGCTGGCGGCGGAGATCGGCGAGGTGGTGTTCACCGCGCAGCCGACGTTCGCCGGGGCGAAGGCCTTCTACGCGGACGTGAAGGCGCGCGCGGCGAGGAAGGGGCGCTCGCCCGACGCGTTGAAGGTGATGCCCGGCATCTTCCCCTTCGTGGGGCGGACGCAGCGGGAGGCCGAGGCGCGGTACGAGCAGCTCCAGGCGTTGATCGACCCCGTGGTGGGCCTGTCGCTGCTCAACGGACTGTTGCCCGGCGTCGACCTCTCCGCGCATCCCCTGGACGGGCCATTGCCAGAGGTGCCGCAAGTCCAGGGGAGCTGGAGCCGGCAGAACCTCATCGTCGAGGAGGCCCGGCGCAGGAACCTCACCATCCGTCAGCTCTACCTGGACATCGCGGGCTCGCGAGGCCACTGGCAGCTGGTGGGCACGCCCGAGCGCATCGCCGACGAGCTGGAGGTCTGGTTCCGGGAAGGCGCGGCGGATGGCTTCAACGTGATGGCGCCCTATCTTCCCGGTGGGCTCGACACCTTCGTCGAGCTGGTGATTCCGGAGCTCCAGCGCCGGGGCTTGTTCCGCACCCGCTACGAGGGGCGCACGCTGCGCGAGCACCTGGGCCTGCGTCGCCCCGAGCACGTGTCGCGTCGCTCCCACGGGCGGAGCGCGGTGGCGGGGTAG